The DNA segment AGAGCCTTCTGCTGGCTTTGCTATGCAagcttaggtattattttcatGTAGCATGGTTATCATGCCAATGTGCCGTGTATGTAGAACCGTTCATTTGTACATCCAAAAAAAGAGAAATTCAtaaaatatttaaccccttatcaccgacactagttttcagctcaatgaccagactctatttttcaaatctgacatgtctcacgataattggttataaattcggaacgctttaacatatcccggtgattttgagaatgttgtcTCGtgataaattttataactaacatgaagtacaatgtaagtgatacgttttgcgattcgttctgaaaaaaagtgaaaatttggcaaaagtttgtaaaaattcttaattttccaagtttgaaatgttctgctttccagacaggaagtaaaactacccaaaaagcttgataaattacatttagggaatgtctgctttatggtgggatgatattttatgcatcctctcacttttctaggatgttatgaggtgcagaactttaggtgcgatttttctcattttcatgaaaattgccaaaactcacattttgagggaaaactcagcttccaagtgactttgtatgGCCTAaagaatagtaaaaccccataaattaccccactatagaaacttcatccctcaacgtatgtaaaacaacttatattaagtccattaaccctttaagtgtttcacatgggacctgcgatttagaaactatggaatttttttggaaaatacatccatttaggccaaactgacagtttcagaataaattaaatgatgaaacgcactgcaacgtttgatgcccaattcctcccaagtttactgataccccatatgtggtggtagagtatagaatgaatggaggcgccattcactgcagatttgtattgtcacattgtactacctatacatttttatttttttgggaatgcaaacatatgagggcttattttttacggaatgagatacaatgtatagataatttatttagggggtctatagcttattcatgagattttattaactatttcaagggggacacaaacaaaatcatcaatttttattttggatttttagcattttttttcccccgctcaccgtaatgtaaaaataatattttatctttattctctggttcactacgattgcggtgatactatttatatagcttttcttatctttgctcaattttcctgagcaaaaccaatattggagaatatcgcattgtttttactattgacaactttttagggccataacttctgtatttttctgttgtcagacctggttgaggacttattttttgcgaaaagagttgttcttttcagtcgtatcatattagggaacgtagctttttttgatcactttttagaacattttttgtgatggtgtttgatgaaaaattgtatatcacgggaagtttttcgtagttttttttttcatcgttcaccgagcaggttcaatattgatttagatttattgtacagattaatacggacgcggtgataccaaatatgtacatttttcgtgtgtttttgtgttttatatactgtatttgcattatatgtgtaactggggagattatgggactttattttatttatttaattattattataaaatgatttaatcttttttttttactttcacatattttccaccttttggcttgaacaagcggtcatccgatcacttattcaagcctctacactgcaatacacttgtattgcagtgtatagtgtaagtaactgagcatgctgcgcatgctcagttacataaagCCGGgccctgccaggaaggcagaacccggcaagaagaggagcaggaaggagggatcggttcccccggtaagcacaccgggggggggggggggggcggggggtccatccacgtgggacacacttgaacgccgcggtcatacttgacaccggcactatactgacccgatgtcccgaaatcttcttctgacgcggcgccgtagaaaggcgtcgcgtcagaagaagtacccttaatgaccgacgtagattcccgagagggcggtcattaaggggttaactaatcagataaaaaaaaaaaaacacaaacaaacctCTTCGAAGGTAGACTCCAAGTTCATGCCAAAAGCCACTCCTATTAGACCAAAGAGAGAAAGGGAAAAGGTTCCCATGGTCAGTTGCAAATTGAGTCTCATCATCACATTCCGAtgactggaagaaaaaaaaaccgtGCACAAATGTTAAATCCTTGGTGCTAACATGTAGGTAAAACAAAATTAACAAgtataaaaatacacaaaaattgtCCTAAGTTTGCGAGGGTCCAAACGCTGGGATCTATCACAAGATCAGTTTCCCAATAATATATGGAGCAGCAGGTCGCACATTGGACCATGAGGGAACGTACGCCAACCAGTTTGTTATGCCCAAACATGTGGAATTACGGATAACAATTGGCTACAATCTCTTTAGCGGAAATTAAAAAGAGTGATTGTACTCTGTACTCTGCATGATTATCTGAGAGGAACGAATTCTAGATCATCATATATTAATGATGGAAACAACGTAGGTTAACCAAAATCCGTGATAAGattacatttaataaaataaccctgagaaAGAACAATAGCCATCATGTATACATCATATAGGGAAAGCAAGATAATAGGAGAAAAACTCACCTGTCCAAATTAATAAAAATCACACTTTCGGAGTCGTCAATCAACACACGCAACTCTCTGGCCGCATTTGCAAGGTCTTCTGCTTGTCTGTAGTAATTCTCAAGAAGCAGCTCCATTTCTTCCGTGTGATCTATCCGAGAAGTGCTGTCTTCACTACAATAGAACAATACAGACTATCACACCAAACAGGTTTTAAAGGGCACCGTTACCACAGGCAAAGCGATATTCTTAAATAAAAATCATATGCCatcaattttatgtttttttttttacttgaggcACGACTTTTTTACATAAAATCGGATGCAGGCATTTTCAGTTGTATGTGAAAACTACGCCAAGTTCCACTTCAGCATGCTTCAAGCCATACAAATGGCAGTTAAAGCAGAGCTGGATAACAAAATTCACAAGTAAAATTATTAAATCACTTTGTCttcacatttaaaaataaatattaaccccttaaggacgcagccattttgtagcttaaggcccattttttggattctgacttgcgtcgctttatatggttacaacttttgaacactgtcacttatcaaagcgattctgagattgtttttttccccagatgttgtacttcactttagtggtaaatgttggatgatactttttgcatttatttacaagaaaatttttttagattttatttattgtaatttgCCATTTTCTAAATTTGAAattattgcgttttcaggcagatagacctaaatatatttaccacctaaatatattgctgaataatatttcccacatgtctactttacattttcctaatttttgaaatgtctggataatttattttgatgtcacgcggattACAAATCCTAGAGAAAATCCTACAAAAcctagagaaagcgccggacggcgcgaaacggctgtcgcctttgtATGTACCCCTGCTCCCCTCTCTACCCCTTGTTGGCATACTTGCCAAATGTACTTTTACTtcacatgaaataaagaagacacTGCTTTCCGGGTGAGTGCCgcagttttttctctttttaccgCATTactgtgttttaacttacctggcttcctgacaaaatcctctgttgaGTCCCAAGGtatgttttggtttggatgcattttaaaaaacaaaacatgcaTCTTGCTCTGTGCTGCtcaatcactcctcagctctcagcctgcAACTTTCTACTtgtgtacaactcctccctcccccactgatatcAGCGCACCACACGAGTTCTGTCCATGTATgagtgaagaagcaggagggaggagttgtacaggagcagaacAATGGGGGcttagagctgaggagtgagcagcacacacaggtcacatgtttatttttattttaaatgcatccaaacaaaaaTATACCGTAGGACTCACTAGAGGATTCTgccaggaagccaggtaagttaaaacacacagttattataatgcaaatgcttagaaaaggcagaaaggcatatttgcaatgcaggtgtgataagctactgcaacctgtctttagtgaaaatgaggtctctggtgacaggttccctataaatgcTCACATTTCCCTCAGTCAACTAAATTAGGGACTTAATTGACATTTGCATAGCAATATTAACAAGCATGACAGCAATTGTGGCCACAGAATAGGCACAGGTTCTACCCAAACAATCAAAACTTCAAGTAAGATGCCTCAAATAAGGTCAAACAAGTATatatttacatagtgtcctaactcaAGCTTTAATACATACAGCGTTTGAGGGTCAGAAAGCTTGGTCAGGCACAATTCTTCTATGAGCTCATCTTCATCCAAGATTTCTAAAATGGCTTCTTTAAAAACTTTTAGATCAGTTTCCAATTCCGATAGACTGTAAAATGAACATACAATAAAGTAACATGatttatacagtgcccccccccccactccacttTCCATAGAAAGCCAGGCAGTCGCCATCATAATCGACTATGTATAGGACGGCCCACACAGTGTGCTGAACACactgactgggtgccatagaactttatgggggccatgatcCAACTACAAATTGTGCGGCCGGATCACAGGGCCCAGGACGGTTGTGTGAGGCCTCACCGAGCGGAAGGCAACGTGCTCACTCACATTACTTACGTTTTTCCAACTTGCAGCAGGATATGTAGCTGACTTCTATCTATAGATAGTAGCTTGGGGTCCACCAAAGCTTCCAAGGTTTCAAGGATACGAGGATGTAAAAATTGAAGTCTCCCTTGCAGAGAGCTAATCTGGAGAAAAAAAACGTTAGTATTAAAGCATGCTTAGTTCATCTGCAAATTTTATTCAGGAGAATTAAAATGTGTATACCTATAAGTCCTGTAAATTCTGGATCACAAGAATAGAAGAAAAATGTACTTCCCTGCGCTCCTGTAGGTGCACTTTTTTCTGACGTTTGACACAGTGCAGTCACTGCACGTTCTGTtccatgcaaagtcagacagaaaatgctttaataaatgtgggccacagtgtACATTGAAATACACAGCGAATACTGACCTCTGGTGGCCAATAATAGGAAAGatgattctttaaccccttaacgacttggccattttgcaccttcctgatacATCCTgatgtgtcactttaagtggtcataactttggaatgcaTTAACATATtcagttgattttgaaattgttttttgtgactcattgtacttcatattgattgagaaatttaagcaatatgtttattatttgtgAAATACActgtaatttggcgaaaattttgaaaaaaaacaatgttttccaaattcaacatttttaacttTGTGGAAAGTTAGTCCTAGCACCAAAATaatttgataactaacatttccataGGTACGCTTTAATTtgccatttttcaaaaaaaaattttttttaggatgtttttttaggatgttaggaggcttacaacTTTAGAAGCAATTTTtccgattttcacaaaaatctttgaaacctacttttggagggccaGTTCAGTTAGAAGTGAATTTTtttaaggcctacatgacaggaaacccccacaaggtacaccattttagaaactgcacccctcaaaatattcaaagcaagtttgggaagtttgttaactctATGAGTGTTTCATGAGGATGAAAAatgaatgaaagtgaaattacagaaatgtaattttatcttacaatatcttcattgaacactaaaatttgcaccttcacaatgggttaaaaaggaaaatgcattttacaatgtgtagtgcaattcctcctgagcatgccaatacccattttgtcactgtaccctgctgtacgggcacaggggggcacttggaagggaaagagcatgTTTAGTTTTTtgaggacaaatatggctgaaaaagttttcatgtgtcaggatgcattcatagagccctaatggtaccaaaacagaggaaaccccaacaagagacaccattttgggaagtacaccccttggagaatttagcaacgtgtaatttgtatatttgccccaacaggtgtttaatTCAATTATgctccaaaaaggaaaaaggttaaAACTTTctcaaaaaaagtcacttttactccAAATTTTTGTAAGTGATAATTcatgaaacaacccccaaacaTGTGAAATAACGCAGTAGGGGtcagaagagaaagagggacgtTGGTCTTTTAGAAGCCCAATTTGaaagaaatcctttacatgtgtcaggatgcatttggagagtcctagtggtaccaaaacagaagataaacccaacaagtgtcaccattttggaaagtacaacccttggagaattcagcaaggtgttatatgtgtatatggccCATTTttagttgacggagctggttgtgggcttattttttgcatgactttcgtggtaccatttttgtgctcgtaacttttttggatcactttttagaacatttttttgtaaagcaatttgaaaaGAAAAGTACTTTTAGGGCAAGTTtttctgtggttttttttttaaccgcaTTCACCAAGCAGCTCCAATTACGATTtagtgtacagattgttacggatgtggttttttttttttttttgtaatttattactTGCGTATAGGGAATTGTTGTGTTTGGGAtactttcactttttttattatttaaaaaattttattgttctaacatttttttaatttagtgaCATGTTAGTTTGACGTGTTAGCCTCTATATGATTGTGCAGACCCCGGGGCTGCTAGAGGAGGATCGGAGGGCCACGTTTGACCGCGGcgcgtaaggggttaacacccgcgattggacaCCCGCTCTGGCTCCGTCAAGTCACTTCCCGCTGAgctgtactattacggcgcgCGTAGGGAAGGGGGTAATTTTAAATATTTCCTGTAACATCTTGCTAAATTACCCTATAAACAAGCTCTCTAAACAAGAACATGTCTGACAGCAGCTTATAGGGCAGTATAAAAGGATTGGAAGGGTGAAAACCTATAAAACTAAATTTCTTACCTCTATTTTTTGCTGTCCGGAGGATCCGATACACATTAGATTGTAAAGGAGTGCAATAAAAACCTGACAACTTAGCATGCTCAAAGACATTTTGGAAGCAAACTATCTGAATTCCCTTCACTTACTGCTCCAGAGACCTACTAGGATCTTCTAAAGTTCTCAAATATCTACTTATAAGCCACACTTAGAAAACAATGGCATCTTACCCTGTGCTGCAGGATGGCTTCCAATGCTCGGAACTCAAAAGGTAAAGCGTATGTAACCAGTTGTCCTTCTCCGGCTAACTGAGGTGCAAGTTCACGGCGAAACCATTGCTCCAGGTGGAGGTTCCGATAATCTAATATTAGGAGATACTCAGAAGTGATAACTGCCTTTACAAACTGTAAAATAGAGGAAATAAAAAGGATTTGCTGTTTGAAGTGTTAACACCTAAACAAtaataatgtaatgtaaataTGTAATGCAATGTACAGGAGCAAAGTCTTAGTGGGATAGTGTTGCATACactataataaatacatacatctCTGATATGCTTAATTTGGTGGTGGGGAGGCAGCATTTTTTTGAGATTTGCCCTGAACATAAAAATACCTAAAACTTGTCATggagcattaaccccttaccgacatgtgacgtagtattacgcaCATGCCGGGTACATGAAGAGGggtcaagggctgagccctctccatagccggtaagtcttttctgcatattgcgggtgttttcccactgatcgccgctggcttcaaaaagatggcggcgcatgggtgctgccatctttctgaggatcgtcgctccccgtgacgtcatcggggagaggcgatccatcgccatggtagcctcggtctgatatcagcacattgtaatgtatgaggagtaaaatcgacatatactgccatacaatagtatggcagtatatggtagaatcgtaCAGACACTCTAGGGTTAAACCCTTCCCGacgcgggtcccggtgcatggagagggctcgcgggctgagccctctccatagccggcaagtctctgctgcatattgctgccggcggcttcgaAGAGATGGCTCCGCATGGGCGCCGGCATCTtgtcgcggatcgtcgctccccggggagcggcgatccgtcgtcatggtagcctcgggtgttccgaatacccgaggctacttcgttttgctaattgcacattgtaatgaatggggagtaaaatccacatatactgccatacagtagtatggcagtatatgataggatcgatcagacaacctagggttagagtaccctagggagtctgaaaaatagtaaaagtaaaaattaaaaaaagttttaaaaaaattataataaaaaaacctaaaaattcaaaaaaagtgatcaaaaggtctcacagtccaaaaaattatagcaatgaaaacgccatcaaaattcgcaaaaagtgacgccacccacagctccgtacaccaaagtatgaaaaagttattggcgacaGATTATAGTACAGgaggttataatttttttaaatgtatgaaagcattataaaacctatagaaatttggtatccacgtgatcgtaccaatccaaagaataaagtagacatgtcatttgggacgcagagtgaaagctgttaaatccaagcccacaagaaaacatcgcaaatgtggtttttcaccattttcacagcatttggaatttttttcccgcttcccagtacacgccatggaatattaaataccgtcactatgaagtgcaatttgttacgcagaaaataagacataacacagctctttatgtggaaaaataaaaaagttatagatttttgaagttggtgagtgaaaaatggaagtgaaaaaactaaaaaaagccaagtcgttaaggggttaaagtaccctagggagtctgaaaaatagtaaaaataaaaaatttttataatagATAAACCTAAAAACtgaaatcatccccctttccctagaactgatataaaaataaacagtaaaaatcttaaacacattaggtatcgccgcgtccaaaaatgcccgatctataaaaatatgataaccgtttttcactgcgtttaaccccgtaacggaaaatcgcacccaaagctattttgccatttgaaaaaaaatttaaaaattctataaaaagggatCACAAGGTCGcacaatcctaaaaatgataacattgtaaacatcatcaaaatacacaaaaaacgacacccacagctccgtacaccaaagtataaaaaaagttattagcgccagaaggttttaattttttttaaatgtatgaaaacattataaacctatacaaaattggtatccccgtaatcgtaccgacccaaaaaataaagtagacatgtcatttggggcgtacagtgaaatccgtataaTCCAAGCCGACAAGAAtaaggcacaaatgtgttttttttttttttttaccaatttcactgcatttggaatttttttgttgaaggtgaggagtgaaaaatgaaaacgcaaaaatgaaaaagggctgcggcgttaagaaGTTAAGCACTGAAATGTAAATATGATGAATGTATGTTACTAATATTACCTCCATTCTTAAAATGATCTTCTTGTTTCTGGAATTGATGCTCACTAGATGCTGAAACCTCAAATCTCGGGCTTGGAGTCCCAATTCCTGATATAACTCGGTTTTCTTCCTTTCTATGCAAATAAAAAGACAATCATGATAGGTGAAGTAAGGCGAACTGGAGCAGCTGATCCTGGATAACCCCTATAATAAATCTATTCCATGCTTTAGGCCAGCTGAAACAAACTTGTGCAGCCCCTGGAAACTGACCTGTTTGCTGGTCTGATCCCACAAACTGAACAAACTGCACAGGACAGGAGTCTTTGCATCAAACAGAAATATGATGTAAGGACTCCCTATCTGCCATCTAAACTCCAGCGCACTGTAACAGTTCTTACTGTATCGTTGCTGCAGTTCAGCCAGTAGACAGGAAGCCCTTGCATCACATTTCCGTATGATGTAAGGACTCACTCAGTGTTCATTCTGTCTACAGCCGGATTTACTAAGAGACATCTGAACAATACATCAAGCCTGATTTAATTAATTAACGTTTGAAGGTATGTGCCCCTAAAGACAACCCATTCTAATctctagttcagtgatggcgaaccttttagcaacaGAGTGccaaaactgcaaccccaaaccttcAATTATCGTGCGGTGCTAATCAAAAAgtaaagcaataacttattgctccctgttcttcaacaacgttcaatcatactggcctcatgagtacaccaacacagtagaaagaaggagggaacatTTGCATAACTGTAGCTTctttcctgtatccccctgtacacagagaatcatggggccagcagaaggtccttcgGGGATAATTaggcctgtctacacattctccctcttcctacggtcccaagtagccaagtaagtatcactttaaaatatcactgaaaggagCATCTTTGCTTCGAAGTTGAGTGGAACTGAAGAAAATTCctgcctggtgtgctggggcgatagcccgggtgcccacagaaagggctcggcgTGCCGCCTcttgcacctgtgccataggttcgccaccactgctctagttcCTACAGTCCCATAAAACAAAATGATGCAGCAGCATGTAATACAAAATTTCCTGATTCACACTGTGAGGAAGTATGACACCCCAGTGATCCTACATTACCTGTAAAAAGGGGTAAAAGTCTTTAGGGTAAACCTATGGAAAGACAAGCAGTGTGCAGAGCACAAAATATAGCAAGATGTTGTGTATGCTGATACTTACCAAATGACAATATGTTTCCTTCTTTGTCAAatttcatctaaaaaaaaaaaaaattaaaagtactAAATACGTGTAGAACATTTAGTTGCCCTTCACTTCCAAATGAACTAGGGATTTCTTCCTTTACAAGCTGTGCATTACGTAGTATCCAACTTGTGGCTGATGGCTAGTGTAACTAACCTACaaggtcttaaaggaaatttatcattATATTCTGTATGAACCATTAATGGTGCTCCCAGTatgtaaattaaaggaaatcaaaatcaagcatgaataaccaaggacacttactcgtagaggGGGCTGCAGTATTAGCGAGTACGCTTTACTCTTTTTACTTCTACCTGCTACAAGTTTTGAAGTAAGGCTTTATGCACATGAACATGTACTACACCGGGCTGGAGAATCGAAGGGATGAGCGCtgttcacccctctcctctccacagGTAGGCCTGGTGCTCGGCTGTacttacagggaaagatagagcacgaTCTCTCTTTTAAGCGGCGCCAtagggatgtatatctggctgtTCGTGTACAACGGCTCTAATACATTCATCTTTGAAACTCACCACAGAGAATACTGGAGCAACGCTGGCTAATGTGGCTTGAGATGCGTCAGACTGGGTATGGCGGGATATCATACCTATAGATACAGACAAATTTCAGGATCATAGTCACTATGGCAGAAGCAAAACATATGTGAAAACACTGCAGATCCAATAATAACTGTTACCTTGGATAAACAGCCTCAAGATCTCCTGGCTAAAATTTTATTCAAACTGTCTTTGTGGTGGAAGCTAGAGGTATGCATAGAAAGCAttgtctaatgtatagctccatATATATGTCACTAAACTGAAGAGGGTGGATGTGAACATGCTACGAGAACCCATTTGCTTGAAAGACTTGTCCTATCTAAAGTACTAGGAAGAAACACTTGCGTCCCCTCATCATCAGGACAATCTACAGTAGCGATGAGTAATGGTGACCAAACATGTACATGATGAATGCTTCATGTGTCACCAAAAAGGGCTAAAGGGGTTATACCAACTATCCTATCAGCAGGTCAAGCTACTCCATTCATAACTATAGGGACtttgaaattgcagagcacagctctGGGTCATTTCCATGACTTATAGACACTGACTGGCTGCACCGCACGTCCCGGGTAGCCCCAGGCTACACGGAGCGGTACAACCTGGGAGAACACAGATTACAGATAAACCTAAACCCCACAGGAGCACGTGACTGTACTCACTGCTGTGCGCCACGATCCACTGCCGCCGGTATCGGGACCACGGCGTACAAGTCACCCTCCACCTCCGGGGCTCATATCCCTGCAGGAGGCAGCCGGGGTTACCACTGAATGTCCTCGCCTGCCCGAGTAGCACACAGCACCGCTGCAGCCTCCTGCCGGTCGCCGCCAGCCTCTGCAGCGCTCTAGCTGCATCCATCATAGCCGGCACAGGACCAATGTACTACAAGAGCGAACTGTCCCGGATGACCCTCATTGCACCCGGTAGATGTTCAGCCTCTGCTTACAACTCCACATGGGTCTCCTAACCGGAAGCAGAGTAGAAGCGCTGTCACTAAGGGCCGCCACTAGAGGGAAACTGCCTAACACATTGTGTCCGCTATGAGGAAGCCATGTTGTCAGAGACTGTATCAGAGTGCAGGA comes from the Engystomops pustulosus chromosome 5, aEngPut4.maternal, whole genome shotgun sequence genome and includes:
- the MRS2 gene encoding magnesium transporter MRS2 homolog, mitochondrial isoform X2 — protein: MMDAARALQRLAATGRRLQRCCVLLGQARTFSGNPGCLLQGYEPRRWRVTCTPWSRYRRQWIVAHSSMISRHTQSDASQATLASVAPVFSVMKFDKEGNILSFERKKTELYQELGLQARDLRFQHLVSINSRNKKIILRMEISSLQGRLQFLHPRILETLEALVDPKLLSIDRSQLHILLQVGKTLSELETDLKVFKEAILEILDEDELIEELCLTKLSDPQTLEDSTSRIDHTEEMELLLENYYRQAEDLANAARELRVLIDDSESVIFINLDSHRNVMMRLNLQLTMGTFSLSLFGLIGVAFGMNLESTFEEDPQVFWFITGVMFLGSGLIWRRLLSFLGRHLEPSKPPSIWKRAFPFNGRADATNGHKV
- the MRS2 gene encoding magnesium transporter MRS2 homolog, mitochondrial isoform X1 — translated: MMDAARALQRLAATGRRLQRCCVLLGQARTFSGNPGCLLQGYEPRRWRVTCTPWSRYRRQWIVAHSSMISRHTQSDASQATLASVAPVFSVMKFDKEGNILSFERKKTELYQELGLQARDLRFQHLVSINSRNKKIILRMEFVKAVITSEYLLILDYRNLHLEQWFRRELAPQLAGEGQLVTYALPFEFRALEAILQHRISSLQGRLQFLHPRILETLEALVDPKLLSIDRSQLHILLQVGKTLSELETDLKVFKEAILEILDEDELIEELCLTKLSDPQTLEDSTSRIDHTEEMELLLENYYRQAEDLANAARELRVLIDDSESVIFINLDSHRNVMMRLNLQLTMGTFSLSLFGLIGVAFGMNLESTFEEDPQVFWFITGVMFLGSGLIWRRLLSFLGRHLEPSKPPSIWKRAFPFNGRADATNGHKV